Proteins found in one Chiloscyllium plagiosum isolate BGI_BamShark_2017 chromosome 23, ASM401019v2, whole genome shotgun sequence genomic segment:
- the LOC122561825 gene encoding leucine-rich repeat-containing protein 23-like: MARNVIERHFVEDHCTEMTKIPFIWNVDTQGPYFTLDMKMSHLKDLVFNFMFGVKAHRILKINISLNELKELQFESLCPFVNLRELNVSLNSICSISWLSALPVLMVLNLAHNEVETLQGLENCKGLTVLNLSYNRIRSIANLPFLNSLTEMHLSGNQLESLEGAQHVPQLCELYIQSNQICSLLPLSSNLQLCVLDASDNTVLSLTDTVHVLGSLRRLKKLKLKGNPLTQDKGYSTAFRQSTTTEILDSVLLRDQYTYGSLFAPHVDVQMQTKEDLQEKARLAIQSKMQGKRSETESAIHYLHSKILNLQKGQLDYEDNLTMELEAYNRYLDIIPTEDYHSIDPKKVPYAMERYMFTHFWERWDQGKRRQENHPFRNLRKPDEVIRTAASVLSNLFPKHLSQETPDKESGKHHETVC; encoded by the exons ATGGCTAGAAATGTGATTGAGCGTCACTTTGTTGAAGACCATTGCACTGAAATGACCAAAATTCCTTTCATCTGGAATGTGGATACACAGGGGCCATACTTCACGCTTGACATGaaaatgtctcatctgaaagatctAGTGTTTAACTTTATGTTTGGAGTAAAAGCCCACAG gattttaaaaataaacatctcCTTAAATGAATTGAAAGAACTACAGTTTGAGAGCCTGTGTCCCTTTGTGAATTTACGTGAGCTGAATGTGTCGCTCAATTCTATTTGTAG TATTTCATGGCTCAGTGCTTTACCTGTCCTGATGGTTTTGAACCTGGCACACAATGAGGTTGAAACTCTCCAAGGATTAGAAAACTGCAAAGGTCTGACAGTTCTGAACCTCTCATACAACCGGATCAGGAGCATTGCCAACCTTCCCTTTCTCAACAGCCTGACTGAAATGCACCTCAGTGGCAACCAG TTGGAGTCCCTAGAAGGCGCTCAGCATGTTCCCCAACTCTGCGAACTGTACATTCAGAGTAACCAAATCTGCAGCTTACTGCCCTTGTCCAGCAACTTGCAGCTGTGTGTTCTTGATGCTTCAGACAACACGGTTCTTTCCCTCACTGACACTGTGCATGTTCTCGGAAGCCTGAGGAGACTAAAGAAGCTGAAACTCAAA GGCAATCCCTTAACCCAAGACAAAGGCTACAGCACAGCCTTCAGGCAATCCACTACAACTGAAATTCTGGACAGTGTTCTCCTGAGAGATCAGTACACATATGGGTCACTGTTTGCACCACATGTAGATGTACAAATGCAAACAAAGGAGGACCTGCAAGAGAAAGCACGATTGGCGATACAGAGCAAAATGCAAGGGAAACGAAGTGAAACTGAAAGTGCCATACATTACCTTCACAGCAAGATACT GAACCTTCAAAAAGGACAGTTGGATTACGAAGACAACTTAACAATGGAGTTGGAAGCATACAACAG GTATTTAGACATAATTCCCACTGAAGATTACCATAGCATTGATCCCAAGAAGGTTCCGTATGCCATGGAAAGATACATGTTCACTCACTTTTGGGAAAGATGGGATCAAGGGAAGCGAAGGCAAGAAAATCATCCATTCAGAAACCTGAGAAAACCAGATGAG